A single genomic interval of Halomonas sp. GT harbors:
- a CDS encoding PspA/IM30 family protein — protein MLLRKMFTALRGKATETGEAIVDSQGIRIMEQELRDAKTAMNRANEELTTIMARRNLAAKEVDTLSDKMAEYEKSAMAALEKGEQSLAEEVAGEIARLESEREIAQANVTQYDGTIEALKSTIAKSKGEIRRVEQQMSHVKATEAAQKAQAAVASQHAGQNASMNSAVASLERIKERQALQAEKLKIGESMQAQDSGADLEARLSQAGIGKQQTSGSDVLARLKAKQNAGN, from the coding sequence ATGTTACTACGCAAAATGTTTACCGCCCTGCGCGGCAAAGCCACTGAAACCGGCGAAGCGATTGTCGATAGTCAGGGGATACGTATTATGGAACAAGAACTACGTGACGCCAAAACGGCAATGAACCGGGCCAATGAAGAACTCACTACCATCATGGCCAGGCGTAACCTTGCTGCCAAGGAAGTAGATACGCTGTCGGATAAAATGGCGGAATACGAAAAAAGCGCCATGGCAGCGCTTGAGAAAGGCGAGCAGAGCCTAGCCGAAGAAGTCGCTGGAGAAATTGCCCGCTTGGAAAGCGAGCGCGAAATCGCTCAGGCCAATGTCACCCAGTATGATGGCACTATCGAAGCACTGAAGTCGACCATCGCTAAATCTAAAGGTGAAATTCGCCGCGTTGAGCAGCAAATGTCCCACGTCAAAGCCACTGAAGCCGCGCAAAAAGCACAGGCTGCCGTGGCATCTCAACATGCTGGCCAAAATGCCAGCATGAACAGCGCCGTTGCCTCCCTTGAACGCATTAAAGAGCGCCAGGCCCTACAGGCTGAAAAGCTTAAGATTGGTGAATCAATGCAAGCACAAGATTCCGGCGCTGACTTGGAAGCGCGCCTTTCCCAGGCAGGTATCGGCAAACAGCAGACGTCAGGAAGCGATGTTCTGGCTCGCCTAAAAGCCAAGCAAAATGCTGGCAATTGA
- a CDS encoding DUF2170 family protein, producing MNTQTRLETIKHSVEQNELNWPNADITLDQDNDSLVFTLKDYGDLPVTLTYSEQEWLVMTEVAPTSAVKDITTFNDALLRLGMTLPLVSVGIHTLGDEDYYVVYGQLFSDCKLEAISAEVEACAQAALEIADLID from the coding sequence ATGAATACACAGACACGACTTGAAACGATTAAACACAGCGTAGAACAGAACGAGTTAAACTGGCCTAACGCTGACATCACCCTCGACCAAGACAATGATTCGCTGGTGTTTACACTCAAGGACTACGGCGACTTACCTGTTACCCTGACGTATTCTGAGCAAGAGTGGCTGGTGATGACCGAAGTGGCGCCCACCAGCGCGGTTAAGGATATCACTACCTTCAACGATGCCTTGTTACGCCTGGGCATGACCCTACCGCTGGTCAGCGTTGGTATCCACACCTTGGGTGACGAAGATTACTATGTCGTCTATGGGCAGCTATTTTCAGACTGCAAGCTCGAGGCAATCAGTGCAGAAGTAGAAGCTTGCGCTCAGGCTGCCCTGGAAATTGCCGATTTAATCGACTGA
- a CDS encoding BolA family protein — MAMQTQIEQKLAALTPDVLHVENESHMHNVPANAETHFKVTLVSDSFDGIMPVKRHQQIYTLLADELSGPVHALALHLYTPKEWQARGGERPNSPNCRGGGQ; from the coding sequence ATGGCGATGCAGACACAGATTGAGCAGAAGTTAGCGGCGTTAACGCCCGACGTGCTGCACGTAGAAAATGAAAGCCACATGCATAACGTGCCGGCTAACGCTGAGACACACTTTAAAGTCACCCTGGTAAGCGATAGCTTCGATGGCATAATGCCAGTGAAGCGCCATCAGCAGATTTATACGCTGCTCGCCGATGAGCTGTCTGGACCCGTGCATGCATTAGCGTTACATCTGTACACCCCAAAAGAGTGGCAGGCACGTGGCGGTGAGCGCCCGAATTCGCCTAACTGTCGGGGCGGCGGCCAGTGA
- a CDS encoding ion channel — MPVLQRLLKVLKASTINVSWTFLLLLALAHMATSWLLMGLSGEEVANSLPLWLYFYVVTASTVGYGDFSPSSTAGQLIAVFYLIPGGISLFAALIGKATVTVGNFWRQQMQGKGDYSDLTGHTVVLGWHGETTEKIIDILKADRQLPDEIVLCVTKDINNPRPGDLKFVKGDSFANMELLKRAGVENASRIIIYDGSDERVATVALSAYSLKSPGCHIVAHCENPNTAAMLRRTLPGIECTEAMALEMLVRSATDAGISRVVNELLAVNHGATQYQTRLQDIPKGSTFGQLFSLAKEAHNATLLGVTSISDEANMLNPPSARELSDGDVLYYMAYERLTSAHFSSLLA; from the coding sequence ATGCCAGTGCTACAACGGCTACTAAAAGTTTTAAAAGCCTCTACGATTAACGTCAGTTGGACGTTTCTGTTACTGCTGGCACTGGCACATATGGCAACCTCTTGGCTACTCATGGGGCTCTCTGGCGAAGAGGTTGCCAACTCACTGCCGTTGTGGCTGTATTTTTACGTTGTTACGGCTTCCACCGTGGGCTATGGGGACTTCTCGCCGAGTTCAACTGCTGGGCAACTGATCGCTGTGTTTTACCTGATCCCAGGCGGTATTTCGCTATTTGCTGCCCTGATTGGCAAGGCAACCGTCACGGTGGGCAACTTTTGGAGGCAGCAAATGCAAGGAAAAGGCGATTACAGCGACCTTACTGGCCACACGGTGGTGTTAGGCTGGCATGGAGAAACCACTGAAAAGATCATTGATATTCTCAAAGCTGACCGGCAGCTCCCTGATGAAATCGTGCTGTGTGTCACCAAAGACATCAACAACCCACGTCCGGGCGACTTAAAATTCGTCAAGGGTGATAGCTTCGCCAACATGGAGCTTCTCAAGCGCGCCGGCGTTGAAAATGCCAGCCGTATTATTATCTATGACGGCAGCGATGAACGCGTGGCGACTGTGGCGCTTTCCGCTTATAGCCTAAAGTCTCCTGGCTGCCATATCGTTGCGCACTGCGAAAACCCTAACACTGCTGCAATGTTGCGCCGCACGCTTCCAGGCATTGAATGCACCGAAGCTATGGCACTAGAAATGCTGGTGCGCTCAGCGACTGACGCAGGCATAAGCCGCGTCGTGAATGAACTGCTTGCTGTAAATCATGGTGCCACTCAGTACCAAACGCGGCTGCAAGATATTCCCAAAGGCAGCACGTTTGGCCAATTATTCTCCCTAGCCAAGGAGGCGCATAATGCCACCTTGCTTGGCGTCACTTCCATTAGTGACGAGGCGAATATGCTCAACCCACCCTCCGCCCGTGAGTTGAGTGATGGCGATGTGCTGTATTACATGGCCTATGAGCGCCTGACGTCGGCACATTTCTCATCGTTACTGGCATGA
- a CDS encoding MFS transporter: MRLFETRAGDDGLPGPARALAVLALVTGTLMAVVDTTMINLALPTIAEDLNVPASRAVWITNLFQVVCAAFLLVFAGMSELITRRRLYLFGLATFVFAALGAALSRHLETLLLFRALQGLGAAATLSIGPSLYRAIFPSRLLGSALGLSALVVAGGYAAGPTLSGVILLFADWPWLFALNVPLGVCSLWLASRALPRDKPRQGSFDALGALLSMLMLASFFLAMDAVGHAAPLWQSGGWSVIAVLACALFIRRQRHAPYPLLPLSIFAEKRFTLAVSASGLAFIGQGLTFVALSFFYQEQMGFSPLETAWLFTPWPLAIMVVGPLAGRLADRINPSLLSSAGLILLMMGLVALALVDESTGVAGSLWRTALCGIGFGLFQPPNNREMMGSLPPERSANVSGVMSTTRTVGQSFGVALVGAALALGSPVQITLWLGAGTTLLALVASLSRVALAQRALIERRASCVSK; encoded by the coding sequence ATGCGATTGTTTGAAACTCGGGCGGGTGACGATGGTTTGCCAGGTCCCGCGCGTGCGCTAGCTGTACTGGCACTCGTCACTGGCACGCTAATGGCGGTGGTCGACACCACCATGATTAATTTGGCTCTCCCGACGATTGCCGAAGACCTTAATGTGCCTGCCTCCAGAGCGGTATGGATCACCAATTTATTCCAAGTGGTCTGCGCGGCGTTCTTATTAGTGTTTGCAGGCATGAGTGAGCTGATCACCCGCAGACGGCTCTATTTATTCGGTTTGGCTACCTTCGTTTTCGCGGCGTTAGGGGCGGCTCTGTCGCGTCATTTAGAAACGCTACTGCTATTTCGCGCCTTACAGGGGTTAGGGGCGGCGGCCACGCTGTCCATTGGCCCGTCGTTGTATCGGGCGATTTTTCCGTCACGTCTATTGGGTAGCGCTTTAGGGCTTAGCGCGTTAGTGGTGGCCGGTGGCTATGCAGCAGGCCCAACGTTGAGCGGCGTTATCCTCTTGTTTGCCGATTGGCCTTGGTTGTTCGCACTCAATGTTCCCCTTGGCGTGTGTTCCTTATGGCTTGCTAGTCGTGCGTTGCCCCGAGATAAGCCGCGCCAGGGCAGCTTTGATGCGCTGGGTGCGCTGCTGTCTATGTTGATGCTGGCGAGCTTCTTTCTCGCGATGGACGCAGTTGGCCATGCCGCACCGCTATGGCAAAGCGGTGGCTGGTCGGTGATAGCGGTGCTGGCTTGCGCGCTGTTTATTCGACGCCAGCGTCACGCGCCTTATCCGCTGTTGCCGCTAAGCATATTTGCTGAAAAACGCTTTACGCTAGCTGTTTCAGCGTCAGGGTTGGCCTTTATCGGTCAGGGACTAACGTTTGTTGCACTGTCGTTTTTTTACCAGGAGCAGATGGGATTCTCGCCGTTGGAAACAGCGTGGTTGTTCACCCCTTGGCCGTTAGCGATTATGGTGGTTGGCCCCCTGGCTGGTCGTTTAGCTGACCGGATCAACCCGAGTCTTCTTTCAAGCGCAGGCTTGATACTGCTAATGATGGGATTAGTAGCGCTAGCACTCGTGGATGAATCTACCGGCGTGGCAGGCAGCCTGTGGCGCACCGCTTTATGTGGCATCGGATTTGGTCTGTTTCAGCCACCTAACAACCGTGAAATGATGGGCAGTCTTCCGCCTGAGCGAAGCGCTAATGTATCCGGTGTGATGAGCACTACCCGTACCGTTGGACAATCGTTTGGAGTGGCCTTGGTGGGGGCGGCCTTGGCATTGGGTTCACCTGTACAGATAACCCTTTGGCTGGGGGCTGGCACCACGCTGCTAGCGCTAGTGGCCAGCCTTTCCCGGGTGGCGCTGGCCCAGCGTGCTCTCATTGAGCGGCGGGCATCGTGTGTTAGCAAGTAA